Proteins from a genomic interval of Nocardioides jishulii:
- a CDS encoding DegV family protein: MTARTVVVTDSTACLAPGVAETRGITVIPLQVVIGAHVYDEGSEGASPEAVAVALKEFTPVSTSRPNPSAILEVYRSLAASGAEEILSVHLSGDMSGTFESCQLAARQAPVPVTVIDSRQVGAATGFAALAAQDVIDDGGDAEVAAEAARARAAASRSLFYVDTLEYLRRGGRIGPAAALLGGALAVKPLLEIRDGKVASLEKVRTANRALARLEDLLVQAAGESPVDICIAHLANPQRAQDLTARLTERLADNLQGRPVQCTELGGVLGAHVGPGMLAGVLAPRL; this comes from the coding sequence ATGACCGCTCGTACCGTGGTTGTCACCGACTCCACCGCCTGCCTCGCGCCCGGCGTCGCCGAGACCCGCGGCATCACGGTGATCCCGCTCCAGGTGGTCATCGGGGCCCACGTGTACGACGAGGGCAGCGAGGGTGCCTCGCCCGAGGCGGTCGCCGTCGCGCTGAAGGAGTTCACCCCGGTCTCCACGTCGCGGCCCAACCCCTCCGCGATCCTGGAGGTCTACCGGTCCCTGGCGGCCTCCGGCGCGGAGGAGATCCTCTCGGTCCACCTCTCCGGTGACATGAGCGGGACCTTCGAGTCCTGCCAGCTGGCGGCGCGACAGGCGCCGGTCCCGGTGACGGTGATCGACAGCCGACAGGTCGGTGCCGCGACCGGCTTCGCCGCCCTGGCCGCCCAGGACGTGATCGACGACGGCGGAGACGCCGAGGTGGCCGCTGAGGCTGCTCGGGCCAGGGCGGCCGCGTCGCGCTCCCTCTTCTACGTGGACACGCTGGAGTACCTGCGCCGGGGAGGCCGGATCGGCCCCGCCGCCGCCCTGCTGGGCGGGGCCCTCGCGGTCAAGCCGTTGCTGGAGATCCGCGACGGCAAGGTCGCGTCGCTGGAGAAGGTGCGCACGGCCAACCGCGCGCTGGCCCGCCTGGAGGACCTGCTGGTGCAGGCGGCAGGGGAGAGTCCCGTGGACATCTGCATCGCCCACCTCGCCAATCCCCAGCGGGCGCAGGACCTGACCGCGAGACTCACCGAGCGCTTGGCCGACAACCTCCAGGGTCGTCCCGTGCAGTGCACGGAGCTGGGCGGCGTGCTGGGGGCCCACGTGGGCCCAGGGATGCTGGCCGGGGTGCTCGCACCGCGCCTGTGA